ACTACGggtttaaatcccaaccgccgAATTTCAACTAGCCACAACGTAAGATGTAAAAGATGAAAATGCACTATATAACGaaattcttttatttccttcaaaaaaatcaGATCTCTGGCCCCACCGAGTCAGTTATTTTCCTTCTCCAATCCCCCGCCACCATCACTCTCCAAAACATCAAATTTCTAATCTCTCTGCCTCTCAATTTCCATTTCTAGGGTTTCAGTGTCACCACCTCTCCGGCTGTCGCAGCGGGTAGGGTTTTCctgtctctctctcgctctcttcGATCGGAGGTCGAGAGCCATGGCAGTGAACCTGACGCCGAACGCAATTGCGGCGATAGAGTCCGGCGACGTGAACGCGAAGCCGCTAGTGCAGGTGCTGGACATCAAGCTGATCGGGAGCACGCAGGAGCGGTACCGGTTGCTCCTCTCCGACGCCGTTTCGACTCAGCACGCCATGCTGGCGACTCAGCTCAACGACCGGGTCAAGTCCGGCCGGGTCCGGAAAGGCTCCGTCGTCCAGTTGGTCGAGTACATTTGCAGCCCCGTCCAGAACCGCAAGTGAGCTCGCTTCATCAATCTTTAATGTTGGTTGATTGATTGATTGTCGACTTGATTTCGATCATTATTGCTATAACGATGAGGTTGTTTTGATGATCGAACGGTACTGTTTTCGTTTGCTTTGCTGATTGATCATTGACTTAGTTGTCATCCTTATCGCTATGAGATTGGCTGTCTGTCTACGTGCTAGAAAAAGTAGTTATCTGtgctctgatttttttttttttggatgaactaAACCATTTTATAACCAAGCACTTCAATTACAATTCACTCCAGTCAAAACTGGACACTCTCCCAACAACAGGGAACAACACAAACATTACACGGGAAACCACAACCTACAATAGAAAACACAGCCGACTAAAAGCAGAGAACAGCAAATCACATGATTACAACTTCCAAATCTGTGCTCTGATTTTTCGTCGATGCGAGTTTGAGCTGGTGAAATATACTTATGAAAGGCTCTGACTCCTCTGAGAagttcaatttaaaatttttgaagcTCTACTATATTcaggatttaaaagaaaaatatttcattttggAAGAACTTATTTGCTTTCGAAAGCAAAAGTTTGGCTTGGCATTTTACTGAAAGAAGTGAGTAGTTCGAATTTAAGATCAAAAGGAGAATTCTAAGTTGAGATGCAgaatattgttatttgttggGCTTGTGTGGCTATGGGTTGTGAATTAGATTTTGAGAATTAACTAGAAGTTGTTGGCATTTGAGGAAGTTATTTTCGAAATAAATGAAGAAAGTTTCTGAGAAGATTATTTAAGCTACCACCTTTTGTATTGGAGTCAATCACTGGTGGGCTTTCTGCAGAAAAATTGATTATAAAAAGAAAGGGATAAAACTATATATGAACAAAATTTTTGAGGACCAGTTCAATGTTTTGTTTGATTGGACTTGTTTTGCGTACTTTCTTCTCGGCGCCAGTGAATctgggaagaaaagaaataaatttctcATGCTCTGAAGATATATGAAGTTGGATAATATGTCTGAAGCATAAGCCATGATAAGGTCATTTTGCATTgtagaggaaaaaaagaaacttaaatTTATGTAATTAGcaaaacctttttattttattttttataagtgtaATTAGCAAAACCTTTAGAACAGTCTTTAAATGATTACTTTGTTACTCTGAAGATTCATGCCTACTTAGTTGAAGaattctccctccctccctccctccatccctctctctctctctctctctctctctctctcttaaaagcACACTTAAAAGTCTGGAGTGAATTTTGAATGGCACCATTTTTACAGGATAATTGTTGTGCTGAACATGGAAACTATAATCCCAGACTGTGAGATAATTGGGAATCCAAAGTCACTGGTTGAATCTGATTCAGCAGCTCAAAAACCATTGTTTAATGGCAATTTAGTGCAGTCAGCAAGGGTTAGCAATAACAATTTCAGTGCCCAGAAACCAGGTCATAACGTGCAAAATTTCCCACCAACTGTTCAACCTCCATACAAACCACCGCCAAATTACAAAAATCATGGTCCAATTTTGAAGAATGATGCACCAGCACGTATAATTCCCATTGCTGCTTTGAATCCTTATCAGGGGCGATGGGCTATCAAGGCTAGAGTTACTGCAAAAGGCGATCTCCGTCGCTATAATAATGCCCGGGGAGATGGGAAGGTGTTCTCTTTTGACCTCCTCGACTCTGATGGTGGAGAAATACGTGTCACTTGCTTCAATGCTGTTGTTGACCGCTTCTATGATGCTATTGAGCTCGGTAAAGTTTATATGATCTCAAAGGGTAGCTTAAAACCTGCTCAGAAGAACTATAACCATCTGAAGAATGAATGGGAGATATTTCTCGAGGCAACTTCGATGGTGGAGCTTTGCCCAGATGAAGATGGTTCTATACCAAGGCAGCAATTCTCCTTCAGGCCTATCAGTGAAATTGAGAATGCTGAAAACAATTCCATACTTGATGTTATTGGTGTTGTGATATCTGTGAATCCTTCAGTGCCCATTTTGAGAAAGAATGGGATGGAAACTCAGAGAAGAATCCTGAATCTGAAGGATGGATCTGGCAGGAGTGTTGAGCTAACCCTCTGGGGGGAGTTCTGCAACAGGGAAGGTCAAAAGCTGGAAGAAATGATCAACTCTGGGGGTTTTCCTGTTTTAGCTGTCAAATCTGGGAAGGTTAATGACTTTAGTGGGAAATCAATAGGGACAATTTCTGCGACACAGCTCCTCATAAATCCTGATCTGCCTGAGGCTCATGGTTTGAGAAACTGGTTTGATGGAGTTGGAAAAAGTGCTTCTTCTGTATCAATTTCTAGAGAAATTATTCTAGGAGGATCTAAGAATGAGATACGTAAAACAGTGTCTCAGATCAAGGATGAGGGTTTTGGAAGATCAGATAAGCCAGATTGGGTAACAGTGAAGGCAGCCATATCTTTCATTAAGACAGATACTTTCTGTTACACAGCCTGCCCATTGATGATTGGAGATAGACAGTGTAATAAGAAAGTGACAAGGTCAGGAAATGCAAGATGGCAATGTGACAGGTGCAATCAAGAGTTTGAGGAGTGTGACTATAGATACCTTCTTCAAGCCCAAATTCAAGACCATACAGGATTGACTTGGGTGACAGCTTTCCAGGAATCTGGGGAAGAGATCTTAGGTTGCTCGGCAAAGGAGTTGTATTCTTTGAAGTATGAAGACCAGGATGATGACAGGTTTGGAGGAATAATCCGGAGCAGACTCTTCATCCAATATCTTTTCCGGCTTAAAATCAAAGAGGAAATGTATGGTGATGAACAAAGGGTTAAGATCACTGTAGTTAAGGTGGATAATGTGAACTATTCTTCAGAGGGCAGATACATGCTAGATCTGATTTCAAAGTTTCCTAGGCAATGAAGGTTTCGAACCAACGTAAATGAGTTAGGATGCAGGAGCTTTCTTCCTGCCACGATGCCTGACACCTCTTTAGTGCGCAAGGTAACACCGAACTTGTTAGTTATTCTATAAATAACTATCAGCAGATACAAATTTATATACGCCCCCCACAAGTGCAGTTCTAGGGTGGGCACCGGTATTCTTCATACTCCAGGATTGAGGTGCATTCTTTTTCCAGTTTACTTAATGATTTAGAAGTCTATATCTTGTATTGACCTTTGAAACCTACACTGGCATTCATGTTGAATTCCTAAGAGAGGTATTATTCTAGTGTTCCAACTTCTTCATCGTGTCGGataataatttcattttgtACATCATACTGCTTCTTACTTCTGAGTGcctgttaatttatttttatttttatttttattaagtaattgaaatatcattaaaagcaatAAGGTGCGCTcatgtacacaagaagtatacttGCGAAAACACCCAACTATAAGGAGAAAatagaacaaggaaatcatgataactaatcaccgaaggaaaaacaaaagctGATGTCCAAACATACAAGAGTATAGAAATATAACGAATTAATTTTCTCCAAAGTCGTCTCGTGGTCCTTAAAACTTGtgtcatttctttccctccatatatatattgcaaaagACACGAAAACACAATTTTTCACTCAAAAGCACTCTGAGCGTTACCGGCAGTCTATCAATACGCATATAAAAGTCGACTATTcgtttaggcataacccaagacagggAGGGAAGAAAACATCTTATAACCAATTTGAAACTTTGGATATATTCTTGATATCAAATGGTTGAAACTTTGTGGTCTTGCTACATTAGATAGACCACGTATCAGATCTTATACCCGAACTTTGTGGGTCTCTTTG
The Alnus glutinosa chromosome 14, dhAlnGlut1.1, whole genome shotgun sequence genome window above contains:
- the LOC133857112 gene encoding replication protein A 70 kDa DNA-binding subunit A, producing the protein MAVNLTPNAIAAIESGDVNAKPLVQVLDIKLIGSTQERYRLLLSDAVSTQHAMLATQLNDRVKSGRVRKGSVVQLVEYICSPVQNRKIIVVLNMETIIPDCEIIGNPKSLVESDSAAQKPLFNGNLVQSARVSNNNFSAQKPGHNVQNFPPTVQPPYKPPPNYKNHGPILKNDAPARIIPIAALNPYQGRWAIKARVTAKGDLRRYNNARGDGKVFSFDLLDSDGGEIRVTCFNAVVDRFYDAIELGKVYMISKGSLKPAQKNYNHLKNEWEIFLEATSMVELCPDEDGSIPRQQFSFRPISEIENAENNSILDVIGVVISVNPSVPILRKNGMETQRRILNLKDGSGRSVELTLWGEFCNREGQKLEEMINSGGFPVLAVKSGKVNDFSGKSIGTISATQLLINPDLPEAHGLRNWFDGVGKSASSVSISREIILGGSKNEIRKTVSQIKDEGFGRSDKPDWVTVKAAISFIKTDTFCYTACPLMIGDRQCNKKVTRSGNARWQCDRCNQEFEECDYRYLLQAQIQDHTGLTWVTAFQESGEEILGCSAKELYSLKYEDQDDDRFGGIIRSRLFIQYLFRLKIKEEMYGDEQRVKITVVKVDNVNYSSEGRYMLDLISKFPRQ